The DNA segment cagagtggctggagagcagtcaggcagaaagggacctggggggactcatggacacaAAGCTcaacgtgagccagcagtgtgcccaggtggccaagaaggccaatggtgtcttGTCCTGTATCAAacatagcgtggtcagcaggacaagggcagtgatccttcccctgtgctctgcattggggaggccacacctggagtaccgtgttcagttctgggcccctcagctcaggaaagagattgaagtgctggggcggatccagagaagagcaacaagactggggaagggacttgagcacaagacctgtggggagaggctgagggagctgggcttgttcagtctggagcagaggaggcttagaggtgagctcagcactctctagaacgacctgaagggcagttctagccagggggggattgggctcttctcccaggcagtcagcaataggacaagggggcacgggcttcaactctgccaggggaaattgaggctggagattagaaagcaattatttccacagagagtggtcaggcattggaatggctgcccagggaggtgctggattcaccggccctggaggtttttaaactgagatcggccatggcactgagtgccatgatctggtcaatggactggagttggaccaagggttggactggatgatctctgaggtcttttccaacccaatcgattctgtgtgattctgtgtgtgtgtaccaCTACAATGCTACAAATTTGTAATTTTGTCCAGTTCTTTGTTTGGTCAGCCCAAACACGTTTCAAAACAGTCTAAAAATATTCAATGCACATTACTTAATGTTAAAAAGAATGTTCTGCACTACCTAAAATCTACCTCTATGCGTCCAGGTGGAGGTTTTCCAAATGAGATGCCTGAAATAAACTCGTCCAGGTGGAGGTTTTCCAAATGAGATGCCTGAAATAAACTATCTAAATTCACTGTCTTAGTTTCAGATGTGCCAAACACTATGAAcaataagaagagagaaaaaggtgtAACCATAACCATGTAACACAGAACTGTTTCAGTATTGGTGGAGAATAAAAAGCTAAGAAGTTAACAGTGTTGACTATATGGAGCTTCCGAAGTTgtttgaaaacacattttctatATTCAGCAGATATTTCCAgacaaatatttcatttagtTATAAGTAACTTTGAATCAAGTACAAAGAGCATGTTTCAATATTCAGCCTGCCAATATTTTACAGAAAGCAAAAATGTTATAACCTTGTATCAAAATTACATAAAATAAAACTAACCATATTTGTTACAATAATATACTTTCAAAAATAGTAATTCATATACCCAGTCTTTTACCAATTCTGTAGGTGTTTTGAGTGAAACAGGAAAATGTCTAGCTAACAACACATTGAAGAGAACTAAGATTCATTCTGATGCTCTCAAAAGGCATCCCTCTCAaaggttgcttttgtttttaattaagaatCTTGTGGTGTTCCTTGAATTAGGTGTCGAATCTTCTCAGCATCTTTTTCTATAGTTTTATTTTTAGGATTGATCTTGAGAGCTGCTTCATAGTCCTGGAGACCTGAAATAGACACATTAATAAGAATGTGAATCAATAATGCAAGAGCATCCTCCTTAGCAACTAACTGGAAATAACTGGTCTCTAATCACATGTGTAAAGTATTGATCATGAGTTTTGCTGTTGAGCAAGATGGAATCAGAATGACACTAAATTTAACTTTTGTCAATAAATAGATTTATATTATTTTACAAAACATTTTAGTGGAAACACTCTACTATATAAACATTTTCAGATATTGAAACATGAAAACAGAGCCTCTCCATTCATATCTATATGCATATATACCTATATGCATGACAGGAATgctcagaagagagaaaaattgaATAACAGAATGAAAGTGCATGAAAACACGGAAAAAAAACCCCGTGAACCAGGAATGTCAGAGCTTGAGGAGAAAAGAATGCAAACCACGAGTGCAGGAAGTATAATAAAAGCTTGCCCTTTTTTTATAAGGTTTCCAAGTGCAAATGAAGCTGTAAGGTAATGACAAAGGGATTTCGAAGTAGAACAAGGTAACCGATGTGAAAAGCTTAGTATTACAAGGttaacattttccataatcttCTCTTTCTATTATCCACTTTCACTGCTAAATTTGCCTTACAAAACTGAACTGATACTCTTGGAGAACTCAGCAGGGACACTGTTAATTCAGATATAGTCACACAAACCACACTACTAGATGAAACATTTTGCTGGTCAATATGGGTTTCATCCATCATTTTTAAAAGATATGTTACTAAGCATTTCACAAgcaaatattttagaaatatttcaggTTATTTTAAGGTAATTTGTTGTATAGCTGGAAATACTGTAAATACAATCTCAAAACCCATAAAACATCGCTTCCTGAACAGCAAAACTATCGCAACTTAGTTTCATATCAGTTTGCACGCTACATTTGAATGTTTCCCAATGCAAACACCTCATCTCTGACCTCTCATTCCTTTCTCACTTAACACCATCCGTGGCCCCCCGGCTGCTGTGGTCACCAGCTGGCAGCATGTGCAGAAAGACTACAATCAgccagtaaattaaaaaaaaaaaagtggtataaAGGTTCATATCAAAAAGACACATAGATTGTATAGGTCTCCTTCTACATCCCTGCCAGAAAAATAAAGCGTGAGCAGTCTCATTGAGCTAAACAGAATTACTTGCATGTCACTATAAATTCAGGCACATGttttcaagaaatcaaagtcttgCCTTCAGTAAATAATTCCAGCTGACAAAACGCCGTTCCACGTCTCACATATGCTTTTACTCGAGCATTCTCATTATCAGGAACAGGTGGTGTAAGCAGTTCTAGTGCCTTTACAAATGAAAACACTCAAAATATTCAGAAGTAGATTTTCcataattttttcccctcatttacaCACACTTCTTTCACCTAATTACTATTATTATACAGGAACATAGTAACTAttcaaagagaaacagaaaataactaTTCAAATTTATATGGCTTGTGAATCTAGCCCTTATGATTTTTATCTGTCACTCCACAGTTTGCTAAATACAGTTTCATTGCCATGGCTAAAAACTGACAAATACTGTGCTAAATGATGATTGCAGTCAAATAATGTACTCTGTTTTCACACACGACATGACACATCATGCTACAAAAAAAGCAGCCCTATAAAAGCCCATGTGTTATAGCAGTAGTTACTAGAAAAAACAAATTACAAGCCTCAAGCATTTATTAgttcaaaaaataataattctgggACAACTTTCTCCAAATTACTCAAACGCTATTTGAGATCACTTCTCTCTCGCTGCACAAATAGTGGCTGCTAAAACATTGATACAATTATTTTCTGCTCCAAGTTGTCCttatttttcaaatttatatATTGCTACGGTATTTCACATCCCAAGTCAACATGTGGCCATTCAGCCCAAACATGAGGAAGCATGGCTGGGGGagggtgttgttgttttgttttaaaatttctgaAAGTTCATTAATCGCTTGCTATcaaattttaatatttcattatgGCTTCATTATATCAATTCTGAATTTAAAAATTTTGAATCGTGCTAATAAGTATTTACAGGTCTGCTTGAAACAGAAGCATCACAGTAATAAATCACAATCGTGTATAAGATGACAGTCTGAGAACCTATGTTTTTATACCTTGGAGGAATCTTCAACAGCTTTATGCAAATTTCTCAGTTTCAGGTGGCAAGCAGCACGATTCAGGTACAGCAGGGGAAGCTTGTTGTTCAGCCGCACTGCGAGGTTGTATGCATTTACAGCTGCAAGGTAGTTTCCTGTTGCAAACATTTTGCTAAGcataaaacaaaaaggaagacATGCACTTTAAACAAGGTgatacatcaaaaaaaaaaacaaacccccaaaaaaatttattgttaacaactcactttaaaaaaaaaaaaaaagttttagcagTTTTTCCTTGGAAATGGCCATTTACAGCCTTTCCCAAGAAAAACATAGCTGAAGGTCAGCCAAGCTTGATGCTGACAATAGAGCATTTAGACACACAACTTCACAAAAATAGTCACTGCTCGAAAGCAATGAAGAGCAGTGAGAGGGGGACACATCTGTGCAGACGTGGGACTAATTTTGAAAGCTATGTATCTCATTATGATTGCCTAATCAAACCTTTCTATATCACACAGTTATATAAACTTACCAATATTTTTATCAAATTCCTAAAGGTCATTTTAGACCTATGTTTAACCTCTCAATAAAGAGTACAAGTGAAAAGAAAGCCACCTGGATATAATATTGCACTGATTTAACTGTCCTTGTGGAAGAATACGCATTATGCATTGACAATGATTTTGTGCATCATGAGCTTCAGCAGTTGCATCTCACGTCTTTATCGCATTCAAACCCCATAAGCTGTCAAAAAGTTCTCTACTACGTAGACTTTCACCATCTGTGTCAAGGATAAATAGAAAATACCTGAACTCAAAAAATAGGCACACACTATATAACtaacatttcatttaaatacacCTTCAAATGGAATCTAACTTACTTTCCTTTGTCCTTCAACCAGTCTGgattcttctcctcttcttttaAGTCTTCCAGCTCAGACAAATCAGCATTTATTGTTCTTCGAGCTTCTGCTTGTTTACGTAGCCACTACAAATACACAACATGAAAGTATTATTTCTGAAGGAAGATTCAAATCcaaaaaagtattttgctttcATCTATGGACTCACTCCTATCAAAAGAATTCTACTTGCCACATATTTTGAACAGAGAGAAATATCTAATTATGTCAGATATGAAAAACTTCCAAGTTTCCCTAAGTATTTCATTACTATGTAAAGTTATTGCATTACTAAAAcattcttgtttgcttgtttgttttggaacTTCCAAAATGACTCTATGTGTTCATTCAATAAAGCTCAAAAGAGCTGATTGCAAACTTCTTTTTAAGAAGTACTTAAAATACCTTAAATATAAGACTAAagacattttaaattttatacTTCAAGGAATTAAATTAATATTGCTGCCTTTacctctcctctcccccaccctccccccccaaaaaaaaaaaaaaaaaagaaggaacatgCTATTTATTAATCTGCACAATCATATGCTtggtaaaaataatttctatctAAGTGTTTATTTAAATCTTAATTTAAATAAGAATACCTTATTTGAAAGAATATTGCACAGGTAACGTTCTTTGGCACAGGCAACATTTTTGTCATCTTACTAAAGAAGCAGTAAGTAACTCACCACCTTGGAAGACAGCAGAAGCCTCACACTAAACCAGACAGCAATCCTTACCTCCTCCTCTTCTGCAACACGAGATTCCCGCAGAGCTGTAGGAAAAACTCGTGGTGTAAAGTTGACTTTAATTGTAGCAGCAGATCGAGGAGCCGGTAACCGTTCTTCCTTTACATTTTCTGAAAACATACTAAAGGAAGCACAACCTATGAAGAGAATTGGagtaatgaaaatgaaaaattaagcaaAGGGAGTTTTCTACTTTTCTACCAAAGTACACTTACTCTAGAAATTATGCACATTAGAACTAGACCTCTAATGGCTTGAGAAAGGTTTAGACTTGTTCTTTTGAAGGGAAGGTTCGAAAAATGTTTGTTCTTGTTGTATCATGCCATCTATTGATTGGCTAGATTATCTGTCACAGATGAACTTAAAGTCCTCCTACATCACTATGTCACTTACAGAATTCTCTGACAGGGCAACTGCAAGAGCTAACACTAACTTTACCAAAACAAGTGAACAAACCAAAATTTAAATGTTTCCTGTTGGTTCAGTTCCCTGAATTAGCTCTCTGTGGGGCAAAGACATGGGATAGAGAGAATGAAAAGAGATTGTGTATTTCCATGAAAACCAACAATGAGGTAACTCAAGGTAACGTGAACTCCACCTCAGAAAGTCTGCATTACACTGCCAGAaaggctttttggtttgtttttctaaagctCAGAACAAAACTTGTCCTTCTATTTCCAAAGACTTAAACAAGAGCTAAGAAATCACATGCTTTAGCTCCATAAATTGGCAGAAAATGAAGACACTAAAATAACTGCAAACTAAAACAGAATTAGTTCAGTATGGTAGAGACAAAGATAAAGGATGAATTAGAAACATCTAACAATAAAGGTATACCCGCGCTtcaaagaataataaaatacACTCCAATAATATAACCTTTAGTAGGTTTGAGTCTGGTCTCAGAAGTTCCTTCATTAGGAATCTCAGCtttgtttatttcttcctttttcttctcctttaattGCTCTACTTCTTGATGTAATTCCTCTTCTTTTTGTACCCTCTTTTGTTTCTCAGTAtctttttgctcttttctccATAACTCCAACTCCTTAGTGACCTTCTGCCGCTCCTTTTCTTTCAGAccttcaattctttttctttctgcttcttctaGCTGTTTGAATGATAAACCTATGAGACATGTAACATCTGATAACAGTAAGATGAATAAGTAAAAGCTACCATTATTTTCCCAGTTTCATATCCCAAGCACAGCATCATCGTTAATGTGATGGTACAAGCAGAGTTATGAAAGATGCTTAAAAATGACTGGAGGAGTAAAGATCTCTGATTAGCTTGTAAAAGTCTTATCTTTTAACAAAAAATATAAACAGCAAATCCAATATAAAATATAACAATTAATAtataagtttggggtttttttaaatcagtgtttTTGACAGTGCCAAATGACTAAACACTTGCACTGATGCAAAGGGCACCAAAGAATACAGTTTTGCCACATTATTGTAGTCTCCTCTCTACTAACAAAAATCTGAGCTCTTCATTTTCATATTTCGTAACAGATATATTTCTCCACCACTGTAACAAAAATGAGtacttttcatatttttaaggTACATTTAACCAAACAGCTGCCAGGTTAGTAATTGTTCACGTGTATGTGTCTTGTTCCTTTTAAGTTTACCTTCATTGTGGCCTCCAAAGTGTATTTTTTGTGTTCCTGTTTTGTAACTTTTTTTgcctctgtctcctcttttgcCTTTTCATGGGCTTTTAGAACAGCATTCTCTCTTAGATATTGGAGTTTCTCCTTGTTagcttaaaaagtaaataaaaaactaTCTCGGTGATTTAGGCCTGAAGTTCTACTGTTATATACCATCTTAATAAAAGCACAGTTCCTTTTGTTACTTTGTCTCAGAAAACCCAACATGGTTCAAATTCCACAAAGCAGCCCCTATTGAGCCCATCcctaaaaaagaaaagctagGACTTGCTTACACACAAAATTTAAGTTTTATAAgaaacactgttttgttttgtgcacGCCAGAGCCGGCagatgttttgtctgttttcatgtACTTTCTATTTTTAACAAGGTTTAATTTAGCAGATATCTAGTGCCAGAAGGTTCATGATGGCTATTATCGTATGTAAAGATTTGGGTTTCTTACATGCAACGTACTTTTCACAATAGAGAACTTACCATTCGGTAGAGTTAGGTAATCCCACATGGCCACTTCTTTTTTATACAAAGTGAAGAAAATTGTTCCATTTCCAATCTTTGCTGTGCTATTTGTGTCATCAATAGGAGCATATAAAATGGCTTCAAATAAAAAGGGAGGGACGCTTACctacaaaaatataattaatttgtactaatattttcaatttttatttaaatctcaCATATTCAAAATATCCAGCACAGGCATACAGCAAACCTCAAGAAACATGTTATTGACAAAAGTAATTTGTTTAGTATGCAGTATGGAGGTTAAGTATTTTATTAGACATGATAGAAGACATTGAAAAAGTTGGTGGTCTGGCACTGCAACAGGAGCTGTAGACCTCAGCTTTGTAGTTAATAGTCATAATATTAGCAGATGTGTATAAGGCCACTTGTAAGAGGAAAAGCAGCTGACACCTACTGAGTAGCAAAAACATCAGTAGAGAGAACgaacagcaataaagccattaTCTCTAGTGGGACAGCTACTTAACAGCCTGCAGTTTACAAAGAAAAATTATAGATTAAATATCATAAAAGATTATAAAGTTGACAGCACTGCCACGGTGAATCTAGTGTGTGGTTTTTAACAGAGCTATAAAACAGCGCCAGGCCAGCGCGGGCACAGCGCAGCCCACGGCGGCGACTCTGCACCGCAGAAGCCCCGTGAGGCGGACGAGGGCGCGGGTCGCGGCCGCCCCACCTTCAGGTACTGGTCAGTGCAGAAGATGTTGGCGGAGGTGGCGCGAACCCCGCGCAAGGGCAGCGAGAGATAGACGGCCGCGGGCGTCTGCCGCCAGCGGAACTCCCGCAGCCACACCGGCATGGCCGCGCCTGTTGCCACGGGCGCACCGCCGCCGTTGCCATGGGCAGGAGAGCTTCCGGTGCTCTAAAAGAACACTTCCGCTCCCCTTCCCCGCCGCTCCCGGAAGCCGCTGGCAGGCCCGACCCCCGGCTTCAGCCAATGGCGCCCCGCGGCGCAGCGCGCGCTGCGAGCTGTGGTTCCGCAGGGGGCCGGGCACGGGGAAACCCGGGGCTAGAGCTCCGGGGCCAGAGCTCCGGGGCCCGGCTGCTGCCGTGCAACACGAGGGAAGCGCTGTCCTTCAGGTCCTGTACCCAGCTTCAAACGGCAAAAACGGCCCCTGGGGCTCAAAGTAGCAATGCGGGCAGTTCAGCAGCTCGTGTACCTGTACGAACTCTGACTTGCTAAAACCTGGCGAGATCAGCTGAGAGGAAGCCTGGCTGCAGGTCCTGGCCCCTGACTCACCGGGCCCGGCCGGTGGGAGGGCCCGTGCTGGTGTTCATGGCTCCCTGAGGCAGAGTAGGAAGGAATGTGGCTCTTCTTATCCAATGATGTCTCCATTAAGAGACAAACTGCTGTCACTTGGAGAATTTCTGGTAAAAACTAGTAAAAGCTGAAGACTGATTTAGCAAATCACTGAAACTTCTAAATGTTCTCTAAAAATAATTAGGTCATACTGGCAGCTCCATGCTGTTGCCTCCCGATATTGTCTACTTCGCTGCCTTTGCCCCAGTCTCGGGGTAATTCGCACATTGTTGCTCAGCCTTCCTCAAACACACAGTAACACAGTCTCTACAAAAATAACATCCATTATACATAGGAAGCAACTGCTTCCGGGCAGCATGGGTTGAAAGGCAAGCCAAACACACATGGATAAACAGCCAGGTATGTTTAAGTTCCTCAAAAGTATATAAGTACTTACgactacttggaaaaaaaaaaaacaaaaacaaaccaaaaagtccCATTGtcccacttttctttcttttaaaacacaactgagaaaaaaatgagTTTAATATTGCACACATTACCTAAGATTTCTGGTGTGTATCATGTGATTTAATTTTTGTGTTCTGTCACCTATATTCCAAAGCAATGTTCAAATGGCAGTGGTTACTATTTAGTATAATACACAAAAGCAGATGTATAAGTAGGGGTTTAAAACTTTTTCAGATCAAAAAATTCATCATAATTTATATGATTTCTGGGTTATTCTCCACCCTCACATCAATATAATCTGGATGAATGCTTGCATGGACTGGAATCTGAGAACTGAATTAAATTTCCCATTTCAAGAGCGTTCAAAAGTACAAGAGGAAAGAGATTTAACTTAAAATCAAAATGCTTTGGGTATTTTTGGCATgtgacttgttttctttttttcaaacctTGCATGATATGTATTTCAGACTATGGCAGGAGCTGCACTATGGGATAAGGAGCCTTGCTGTCAGCTGCAGAAGACTTTTGTAGTTTATAGTTCTGAACCTAGACTTAAACCATGACGTCTCCATAAACAGTCTGCTGTCACTCTAAGAAACTGtatgagaaaataaataataaaagctgAGGAAAGATTCTCACTGTGAGAACAAAACTCCTCCTATTTGTTTTAAACCTCTCTAGTGTTACCTTTATTTAATATCCCCTAGTTGTCTGTATTGCAAGACAAACTTCAGGCAAGTGCAAACAAGAAGTTCTAAACATTCCTTCTGTGACCTTTCTCCACTCTAAGATGGTCTTGTTTCCTAGAAAGACTCTTAGCTTGCTTACGTTTTTTGACACAGCTTTCTCTTCCTTGCTGACCTCTGAAGCTTTCCCAGTTGAAAATGGAGAGGCCAAAACTGCACACCATAGTCAAAATCCTATTTGCCTGCTTCCTAGATGAAGTAATGGAAGAACTGGGGGTTGGAGCAGATAGtgttttctttagttttaaaTCAGGGTGTTCCAATAGCAGCATTGGCTACAATGTTTATAATATAATAGTAACTCAAAATCTCCTACCGTTCCAGAATGCAGCTGTAGTTATCCAGAATGCATTCTTCAGTTCTGGGTATTTCATTCACAGACAGTAAGAGTCTTAGACTTGTTGAGTGCTGGTCTTCTGCCTTGGTCATCCAGGTGGCATTTTTAGTTTAATCACAGATAATATACTGGAATGAAGCAGCTTATTATTTATTCCTGCCAGAAAGAACATACTATGTCTATACACTTCA comes from the Patagioenas fasciata isolate bPatFas1 chromosome 12, bPatFas1.hap1, whole genome shotgun sequence genome and includes:
- the DNAAF4 gene encoding dynein axonemal assembly factor 4 isoform X4, yielding MWDYLTLPNANKEKLQYLRENAVLKAHEKAKEETEAKKVTKQEHKKYTLEATMKLEEAERKRIEGLKEKERQKVTKELELWRKEQKDTEKQKRVQKEEELHQEVEQLKEKKKEEINKAEIPNEGTSETRLKPTKGCASFSMFSENVKEERLPAPRSAATIKVNFTPRVFPTALRESRVAEEEEWLRKQAEARRTINADLSELEDLKEEEKNPDWLKDKGNKMFATGNYLAAVNAYNLAVRLNNKLPLLYLNRAACHLKLRNLHKAVEDSSKALELLTPPVPDNENARVKAYVRRGTAFCQLELFTEGLQDYEAALKINPKNKTIEKDAEKIRHLIQGTPQDS
- the DNAAF4 gene encoding dynein axonemal assembly factor 4 isoform X3; this translates as MPVWLREFRWRQTPAAVYLSLPLRGVRATSANIFCTDQYLKVSVPPFLFEAILYAPIDDTNSTAKIGNGTIFFTLYKKEVAMWDYLTLPNANKEKLQYLRENAVLKAHEKAKEETEAKKVTKQEHKKYTLEATMKLEEAERKRIEGLKEKERQKVTKELELWRKEQKDTEKQKRVQKEEELHQEVEQLKEKKKEEINKAEIPNEGTSETRLKPTKGCASFSMFSENVKEERLPAPRSAATIKVNFTPRVFPTALRESRVAEEEEWLRKQAEARRTINADLSELEDLKEEEKNPDWLKDKGNKMFATGNYLAAVNAYNLAVRLNNKLPLLYLNRAACHLKLRNLHKAVEDSSKVSRTMKQLSRSILKIKL
- the DNAAF4 gene encoding dynein axonemal assembly factor 4 isoform X1, whose amino-acid sequence is MPVWLREFRWRQTPAAVYLSLPLRGVRATSANIFCTDQYLKVSVPPFLFEAILYAPIDDTNSTAKIGNGTIFFTLYKKEVAMWDYLTLPNANKEKLQYLRENAVLKAHEKAKEETEAKKVTKQEHKKYTLEATMKLEEAERKRIEGLKEKERQKVTKELELWRKEQKDTEKQKRVQKEEELHQEVEQLKEKKKEEINKAEIPNEGTSETRLKPTKGCASFSMFSENVKEERLPAPRSAATIKVNFTPRVFPTALRESRVAEEEEWLRKQAEARRTINADLSELEDLKEEEKNPDWLKDKGNKMFATGNYLAAVNAYNLAVRLNNKLPLLYLNRAACHLKLRNLHKAVEDSSKALELLTPPVPDNENARVKAYVRRGTAFCQLELFTEGLQDYEAALKINPKNKTIEKDAEKIRHLIQGTPQDS
- the DNAAF4 gene encoding dynein axonemal assembly factor 4 isoform X2, whose amino-acid sequence is MPVWLREFRWRQTPAAVYLSLPLRGVRATSANIFCTDQYLKVSVPPFLFEAILYAPIDDTNSTAKIGNGTIFFTLYKKEVAMWDYLTLPNGLSFKQLEEAERKRIEGLKEKERQKVTKELELWRKEQKDTEKQKRVQKEEELHQEVEQLKEKKKEEINKAEIPNEGTSETRLKPTKGCASFSMFSENVKEERLPAPRSAATIKVNFTPRVFPTALRESRVAEEEEWLRKQAEARRTINADLSELEDLKEEEKNPDWLKDKGNKMFATGNYLAAVNAYNLAVRLNNKLPLLYLNRAACHLKLRNLHKAVEDSSKALELLTPPVPDNENARVKAYVRRGTAFCQLELFTEGLQDYEAALKINPKNKTIEKDAEKIRHLIQGTPQDS